Proteins encoded by one window of Octopus bimaculoides isolate UCB-OBI-ISO-001 chromosome 4, ASM119413v2, whole genome shotgun sequence:
- the LOC106870014 gene encoding serine-rich adhesin for platelets, giving the protein MKLRQLMVSSLPRMRARKKKQPSFQVLNNEAQQYDRNCNSFSPEMSPDMNAKGDIDIVKNVCFRSGIENSGSVSSGTSNGNHTSSTTTTTTTASITSTNNVGNGSTNKTENNCHAIDCIDVVNFNVNIKGAPGDNKCVCCDKHISQIMASSSSSSSQDAESTDNDENSSTSGCSSASSDKQNIPKTRSRIRTNPWLPSPRPTPSTSPTYSSSSSSLTSHSPLVSPHITKGRYSHPAANADFRRLQENKGCRVRSDRSWTRKFVLTNLNAAIGNGRPRGYYLSDSDEQSPIGDKNGSITEEEDDGYFDHRISFEYEETLENLLEGDLQQLRNESYLSIQDLLTDDSRRDKRRSTCSEFSCCHDDSCDESVAADAISNDLEGSLVSSTLSSELTDIRETDTGYSSLAFDSPSSDLDKAFENISEQGDINATVQTGRRSRDLSDDNNKTEDEESEIRSELAEESELMDLFRDDLTDDEVVATLDESTIKVLQSTDCCSDDDELLALEESEKVSSLVGKNQYVKPTGNEKDSIAKVVVDDDGCVTGAVPRRSLNEIRCSLEEKVNKLRQEKQLVEQKIREAKEAEKIRVQEKRKLQKHVIMHRKQMLLQTLTNLKERLENQSTRLQTSYSAVLSMQQRFAQRQSPLLLISASSS; this is encoded by the coding sequence ATGAAGCTCCGTCAGCTAATGGTCAGCTCCTTGCCCCGAATGAGGGCCAGGAAGAAAAAACAACCGTCTTTTCAAGTACTGAACAATGAAGCCCAACAGTACGACCGCAACTGCAATAGTTTTAGTCCAGAAATGTCCCCTGATATGAATGCAAAAGGTGACATTGATATTGTGAAAAATGTCTGCTTCCGAAGTGGAATCGAAAACAGCGGCAGTGTTAGTAGTGGCACCAGTAATGGGAACCATACCAGttcaacaaccaccaccacaacaacagcatcaataacgTCAACAAATAATGTAGGCAATGGCAGTACAAACAAGACTGAGAACAATTGCCATGCTATAGACTGCATCGATGTTGTGAACTTTAATGTGAACATCAAAGGAGCGCCTGGTGACAACAAATGCGTTTGTTGCGACAAACACATTTCACAGATTATGgcgtcatcttcgtcatcatcatcacaagatGCTGAAAGTACAGATAACGATGAGAATAGCAGCACCAGTGGCTGTAGCTCGGCTTCTAGCGACAAGCAGAACATTCCGAAGACACGATCTCGCATCCGGACCAATCCTTGGTTACCTTCACCAAGACCGACACCATCCACTTCACCAACTTACTCGTCTTCCTCATCCTCACTTACCTCTCATTCGCCCCTAGTGTCGCCACATATTACTAAGGGCCGATATTCACATCCGGCCGCCAACGCTGATTTCCGGCGACTCCAAGAAAATAAAGGATGTCGAGTACGCTCTGACCGCAGCTGGACACGAAAGTTCGTACTGACCAACTTAAACGCCGCAATTGGCAACGGCCGTCCACGTGGTTATTACTTGTCGGACAGTGATGAACAATCACCAATCGGAGACAAGAATGGGTCGATtacagaagaagaagacgacggaTACTTTGACCATCGAATCAGTTTCGAATATGAAGAAACACTGGAGAATTTGCTGGAAGGAGACCTCCAACAGCTGCGGAACGAGAGTTACCTTTCCATACAAGACTTATTAACCGACGACTCGCGTCGCGATAAACGGAGGAGCACTTGCTCAGAATTCAGTTGTTGCCATGACGACAGCTGTGATGAAAGCGTTGCAGCCGACGCCATTAGCAACGACCTGGAAGGTTCATTAGTTTCATCAACTCTCAGCTCTGAGTTGACTGATATACGGGAAACAGACACTGGCTATTCAAGTTTAGCCTTCGACAGTCCCTCATCTGATTTAGACAaggcttttgaaaatatttcagaacaaGGAGACATTAATGCTACAGTACAAACTGGGCGAAGAAGCAGAGATTTAtccgatgacaacaacaaaacggAAGACGAGGAATCCGAGATTCGGTCTGAATTAGCCGAAGAGAGCGAGCTTATGGATCTTTTCCGTGACGATTTAACTGATGACGAAGTGGTTGCAACTTTGGACGAATCGACAATAAAGGTTCTTCAATCTACCGATTGCTGCTCTGATGACGATGAGCTGTTGGCATTGGAAGAATCGGAAAAAGTATCCAGTCTTGTCGGCAAAAACCAATACGTAAAGCCTACTGGAAATGAGAAAGACAGTATAGCTAAAGTTGTGGTCGACGACGATGGATGTGTCACCGGTGCTGTGCCGCGTCGATCTCTCAACGAGATAAGATGCAGTCTTGAAGAGAAAGTCAACAAACTTCGCCAAGAGAAACAACTTGTGGAGCAAAAAATTCGTGAGGCGAAAGAAGCCGAAAAGATCCGAGTGCAAGAGAAAAGGAAATTACAAAAACACGTGATCATGCACCGGAAACAGATGCTTCTACAGACACTAACCAATCTAAAGGAGAGGTTAGAAAACCAAAGCACTCGTCTGCAAACAAGCTACAGCGCCGTTCTTTCGATGCAGCAAAGATTTGCACAACGCCAATCTCCATTGCTGCTGATATCAGCGAGTAGCTCTTGA